In Eriocheir sinensis breed Jianghai 21 chromosome 8, ASM2467909v1, whole genome shotgun sequence, the following proteins share a genomic window:
- the LOC126995371 gene encoding uncharacterized protein LOC126995371: protein MASPSDRREGEETGKAEADVGEVKPGQMDLFAAMLASLRQELDQRTERAEQRADERARHLAEVLQSSLSSLKAETQQYTDKACDSVKSELLGEVQTLKGEVQGLREEVEAERQRRELATSRGEEQEASRVLAASTRVTDLLGSSWGPWQEPLGPRSVVSEPAAAAGGWGAIGAAPLGPTGARVGPTHPASLPPSPPPSPCRPAHSPRAPFSPPSSPSASRRSGRRKPAEYDGKVAWEAYVAQFEMLAAAQGWDEAEKALQLATALRGPAVEVLGHLPPAQRASYGSMAEALRRRFGHHLQAEVYRARLKKRTRERGETLSQLAQDVEALVRRSYPAAPEEMIVVLARDFFVDALHDQQLQIYVKQAHPGDLQVALARALEFEAFLKTTSGLGAAPQPRRDLRGRKAKVEKKATSRKASPDGFLGSCWGCGKKGHMRSRCPRERRTRSLDRLSSDAFQPCCKDCGKSGHRSSACPKPKEVVQAGNPDRLEKGAESQPSVPGPRLA from the coding sequence atggcgtcccccagtgatcgccgtgagggtgaggagacgggcaaggccgaggctgacgtgggtgaggtgaagccgggccagatggacttgttcgctgccatgttggccagtctgaggcaggaattggatcagagaacagagagggcagaacagagggcagacgagagggcacgccatcttgccgaggtcctccagagcagtctctcgtccctgaaggcggaaacccagcagtacactgacaaggcctgcgacagcgttaagagtgaactgctgggagaggtgcagactctgaaaggcgaggtccagggcctgagggaggaggtggaggcggagaggcagcggcgagagttggcaacgtcacgcggggaggaacaagaagcgtcacgcgTGCTGGCGGCAAGCACCAGGGTGACGGACTTGCTGGGGTCctcgtggggcccctggcaagaacCCCTGGGGCCTCGCAGCGTTGTGTCAGAGCCagcagctgccgcaggaggttggggagccatcGGAGCTGCCCCCTTGGGTCCAACTGGCGCCAGAGTCGGACCCACTCACCCCGCCTCTCTGCCGCCTTCACCGCCGCCCTCTCCATGCCGGCCGGCTCACAGCCCACGGGCTCCGTTTTCTCCCCCATCCAGCCCCTCGGCTTCCCGCCGTTCGGGGAGGCGCAAGCCGGCGGAGTATGATGGGAAGGTGGCCTGGGAGGCCTATGTTGCCCAGTTTGAGATgctagctgctgcccagggctgggacgaggctgagaaggcgctgcagttgGCAACAGCGCTTCGGGGCCCGGCTGTGGAAGTGCTGGGGCACCTGCCGCCGGCCCAACGTGCCTCTTACGGGAGCATGGCGGAGGCCCTGCGGCGACGTTTCGGGCACCACCTTCAGGCCGAGGTGTACCGAGCTCGCCTGAAGAAGCGGACTCGGGAACGCGGCGAGACACTGTCGCAGCTGGCGCAGGACGTGGAAGCGCTGGTCAGAAGGTCGTATCCTGCTGCCCCGGAAGAGATGATCGTGGTGCTGGCCCGCGATTTCTTTGTTGACGCTCTGCACGACCAGCAGCTGCAGATTTACGTTAAGCAGGCGCACCCTGGGGACCTGCAGGTGGCGCTGGCGAGGGCCTTGGAATTCGAGGCCTTCCTGAAGACGACCAGCGGCCTAGGGGCGGCCCCCCAGCCCCGccgtgacctccggggccggaaggcgaaggtggagaagaaggcgacgtcgaggaaggcgagcccggacGGTTTTCTCGGCTCGTGTTGGGGCTGTGGCAAGAAGGGGCACATGCGCAGTCGTTGTCcgagggagcgaaggacgcgttcccttgaccgaCTGAGTTCCGACGCCTTTCAGccttgctgcaaggactgtggcaAGTCTGGCCACCGTTcgagcgcctgccccaagccAAAGGAGGTAGTGCAGGCGGGAAACCCGGACAGGCTGGAGAAGGGGGCCGAATCCCAGCCGTCAGTCCCCGGGCCCCGACTTGCGTAA
- the LOC126995372 gene encoding ATP synthase-coupling factor 6, mitochondrial-like isoform X1 — protein MWVSVVYRVGILTDASISCSTYFQRPKRMIVTRVIPEVRSLQTALRRNYGVSAVMMKKVADPIQQLFVDKIQEYSKKSKTAGGKLVDATPAVDKQLQQELDKVARQYGGGAGVDMTKFPDFKFEDPKVEV, from the exons ATGTGGGTGTCGGTAGTCTATAGGGTCGGTATTCTCACAGACGCTTCCATCTCTTGCAGcacatatttccaaaggccgaaaag GATGATTGTGACCAGGGTTATCCCAGAAGTTCGATCCTTGCAGACAGCTCTTCGTCGCAATTATGGAGTATCAGCTGTCATGATGAAAAAGGTCGCAGATCCCATCCAGCAGCTTTTTGTTGATAAGATCCAAGAATATAGCAAGAAGAGCAA GACTGCTGGAGGGAAGTTGGTGGATGCCACACCTGCAGTAGATAAACAACTACAGCAAGAGCTGGACAAAGTTGCCCGGCAGTATGGAGGTGGAGCAGGTGTAGACATGACCAAGTTTCCCGATTTCAAATTTGAAG
- the LOC126995372 gene encoding ATP synthase-coupling factor 6, mitochondrial-like isoform X2 encodes MIVTRVIPEVRSLQTALRRNYGVSAVMMKKVADPIQQLFVDKIQEYSKKSKTAGGKLVDATPAVDKQLQQELDKVARQYGGGAGVDMTKFPDFKFEDPKVEV; translated from the exons ATGATTGTGACCAGGGTTATCCCAGAAGTTCGATCCTTGCAGACAGCTCTTCGTCGCAATTATGGAGTATCAGCTGTCATGATGAAAAAGGTCGCAGATCCCATCCAGCAGCTTTTTGTTGATAAGATCCAAGAATATAGCAAGAAGAGCAA GACTGCTGGAGGGAAGTTGGTGGATGCCACACCTGCAGTAGATAAACAACTACAGCAAGAGCTGGACAAAGTTGCCCGGCAGTATGGAGGTGGAGCAGGTGTAGACATGACCAAGTTTCCCGATTTCAAATTTGAAG